One genomic window of Pseudomonadota bacterium includes the following:
- a CDS encoding macro domain-containing protein, translated as MSVRSCIGNLLDDDAEALIDPVNCVGVMDRGLALQFRRRWPAHHAAYVEACKRRQIRPGALLITHAADTKQRLVAFPTKRHWSEKSRLDDIEAGLLALREFTLDERIVSIAVPPLGCGLGGLDWHRVRPRIVAALGNAPVEARLYEPIPQSGVDRSIDAIDRGGRHAFNGAGFGRVALRF; from the coding sequence ATGTCAGTCAGAAGCTGCATCGGCAATCTGCTCGACGACGATGCCGAGGCGCTCATCGATCCGGTCAATTGCGTGGGCGTCATGGACCGCGGTCTCGCCCTGCAGTTTCGCCGGCGCTGGCCGGCCCACCATGCGGCCTATGTCGAGGCCTGCAAGCGGCGACAGATCCGGCCGGGCGCCCTCTTGATCACCCATGCCGCCGATACCAAGCAACGCCTCGTTGCCTTCCCGACCAAGCGCCATTGGAGCGAGAAATCGCGCCTGGACGACATCGAGGCCGGGCTGTTGGCGCTTCGCGAATTCACTCTCGACGAGCGCATCGTCAGCATCGCCGTGCCGCCCTTGGGCTGCGGCCTTGGCGGGCTTGACTGGCATCGCGTACGTCCGCGCATCGTCGCCGCATTGGGCAACGCGCCGGTCGAGGCGCGCCTCTACGAACCCATTCCGCAATCCGGCGTCGACCGCTCGATCGATGCCATCGACCGCGGCGGCCGTCATGCCTTCAACGGTGCCGGATTCGGACGGGTGGCACTCCGCTTCTGA
- a CDS encoding DoxX family protein: MLSVMRIAVALLYLEAGTAKFLGFPHVANFDTLSTFSLIWFAGVIELVGGTLLVLGLLTRPVAFLCSGEMAFAYFISHAPRSFFPLLNGGIAAAAYSFVFLYIAVVGGGAWSLDRVLERRRSE, from the coding sequence ATGCTGAGCGTCATGCGCATCGCGGTGGCATTGCTCTATCTGGAGGCGGGAACCGCGAAGTTCCTCGGCTTTCCGCACGTCGCCAACTTCGACACTCTGTCGACATTCTCCCTCATCTGGTTTGCAGGCGTGATCGAGCTCGTCGGCGGCACGCTCTTGGTGCTTGGGCTGCTCACCCGTCCCGTCGCTTTCCTCTGCTCGGGAGAGATGGCCTTCGCGTATTTCATCTCGCATGCGCCGCGCAGCTTCTTTCCGCTCCTGAACGGCGGCATCGCGGCTGCGGCCTATAGCTTCGTGTTCCTTTACATCGCGGTCGTCGGCGGAGGTGCCTGGAGCCTCGATCGAGTCCTGGAGCGCCGCCGAAGCGAGTGA
- a CDS encoding MBL fold metallo-hydrolase, whose translation MRLEEDPATAARWLPDACFCTRFGVFVVRHGGRTILIDCGLGPGPIAYFPGLVGGLPLQLGTIGLTTEAVDLVVFTHLHLDHVGWAVDGDGRPRFANARYIVGAEEWAHWDGLGERAGLPHHVAGVRNSVAPLARAGRLDCVEAGARIAAGVTLIDSAGHSPGHRSVLVEAGDRRVLITGDLWHNPAQIARPGWCHRADMNKAAAIAARRRIRDAALDNGWLIASGHFLEEDVFGRIERVAGEARFVPLPG comes from the coding sequence GTGCGGCTCGAGGAAGATCCGGCGACAGCCGCACGCTGGCTGCCCGATGCCTGCTTCTGCACGCGCTTCGGCGTGTTCGTGGTGCGGCATGGCGGCCGGACGATCTTGATCGATTGCGGACTCGGACCCGGGCCCATCGCGTATTTTCCCGGGCTCGTCGGCGGCCTACCCCTGCAGCTGGGCACCATCGGCCTTACCACCGAGGCAGTGGATTTGGTGGTGTTCACCCACCTGCACCTCGACCATGTCGGCTGGGCGGTCGACGGCGATGGTCGCCCCCGTTTCGCCAATGCCCGCTATATCGTCGGCGCCGAGGAATGGGCGCATTGGGACGGGCTTGGCGAGAGGGCGGGCTTGCCGCATCACGTTGCGGGGGTGAGAAACTCGGTCGCGCCGCTGGCCCGCGCCGGACGCCTCGATTGCGTGGAAGCCGGCGCACGGATCGCGGCGGGCGTCACGCTCATCGACAGTGCCGGCCACTCGCCGGGACATCGCTCGGTGCTGGTCGAAGCCGGCGATCGGCGCGTGCTGATCACCGGCGATCTCTGGCACAACCCCGCGCAAATCGCCAGGCCCGGCTGGTGTCATCGCGCCGATATGAACAAGGCCGCCGCCATTGCCGCGCGCCGGCGCATCCGCGACGCGGCGCTCGACAATGGCTGGCTCATCGCGTCCGGACATTTCCTCGAGGAGGACGTCTTCGGCCGGATCGAACGGGTCGCCGGCGAGGCCCGCTTCGTGCCGCTTCCCGGTTGA
- a CDS encoding amidohydrolase, whose amino-acid sequence MILDAHCHAWERWPYQPEVPDPDSRGRAENLLWEMDGAGVTRAVIICASIAGNPENNRYAFARAASSGGRLIPFADVDSRWMAVHHTPGAAERLQLVIETFNPRGITHYMNEDADAGWLLSPDGLGFARLAARHGLIFRLACGPSQLPTIAGLAERVPDLTILLHHLGRVRGDIPTEESGLALLLEGARLPNLYVKVSGFGYGSRRPWEFPYAKMLDVFHAVYDRYGAERLLWGSDYPVVNRFMTYRQSLEILRSCCPFVSSQDMEKILGGTLGRLLGDAESSGRG is encoded by the coding sequence ATGATCCTGGATGCCCATTGCCATGCTTGGGAACGCTGGCCCTACCAGCCCGAAGTTCCCGATCCCGACAGCCGCGGCCGTGCCGAAAATCTCCTCTGGGAGATGGATGGCGCCGGGGTTACCCGAGCAGTCATCATCTGCGCCTCGATCGCCGGCAATCCCGAGAACAATCGCTATGCCTTCGCGCGTGCCGCGAGCTCAGGGGGAAGGCTCATACCGTTCGCCGACGTGGACTCGCGCTGGATGGCGGTGCATCACACGCCGGGCGCAGCCGAGCGGCTGCAGCTTGTCATCGAGACATTCAACCCGCGCGGCATCACGCACTACATGAACGAAGATGCCGACGCCGGTTGGCTGCTCTCTCCCGACGGTCTCGGCTTCGCGCGTCTTGCCGCAAGGCATGGGCTGATTTTCCGTCTCGCCTGCGGCCCCTCGCAGCTACCGACGATTGCCGGGCTCGCCGAGCGCGTTCCCGATCTCACGATCCTTCTGCACCATCTGGGGCGCGTGCGCGGTGACATTCCCACAGAGGAGAGCGGGCTGGCGCTCCTCCTCGAAGGCGCCCGCCTGCCGAACCTCTACGTCAAAGTTTCCGGCTTCGGCTATGGCAGCCGGCGCCCCTGGGAGTTCCCTTATGCGAAGATGCTCGACGTCTTCCATGCGGTGTATGACCGCTATGGCGCCGAGCGATTGCTGTGGGGATCGGACTATCCCGTGGTGAACCGCTTCATGACCTACCGTCAGTCGCTCGAAATCCTGCGCTCCTGTTGCCCTTTCGTTTCGAGTCAAGACATGGAAAAAATCCTGGGTGGAACGCTTGGCCGTCTGCTGGGAGATGCCGAATCGAGTGGACGGGGCTAG
- a CDS encoding PAS domain-containing protein, with the protein MRGILSGLFGSRTSPTHRAVLFWRRQEAALPPVSAIDPFALKPVLGNLIVLAVLGDGADFRFRLYGTDVAKEARFDWTGNTVNEMRRTLRGPGPAFYLATYRALLSRRKPIYTVNPAMVVFERRAWGRLALPFGDPGADCVERILVGNYVVSQDFVTDEEERRLASLREEMRAQRWRDRG; encoded by the coding sequence ATGCGCGGCATTCTATCGGGCTTGTTCGGCTCGCGCACTTCGCCCACCCACCGCGCGGTGCTGTTCTGGCGACGCCAAGAGGCCGCCTTGCCGCCGGTATCCGCCATCGACCCGTTCGCGCTGAAGCCGGTGCTCGGCAATCTCATCGTCCTCGCCGTGCTGGGCGACGGCGCCGACTTCCGTTTCCGTCTCTACGGCACGGACGTCGCGAAGGAGGCGCGCTTCGACTGGACCGGCAATACGGTCAACGAGATGCGACGGACCCTCAGAGGTCCCGGACCTGCTTTCTACCTTGCAACCTACCGGGCATTGCTCAGCCGCCGCAAGCCGATCTACACCGTCAACCCGGCGATGGTCGTCTTCGAACGCCGCGCCTGGGGCCGCCTGGCGCTGCCGTTCGGCGACCCCGGAGCGGATTGCGTCGAGCGTATCCTCGTCGGCAACTATGTCGTCAGCCAGGATTTCGTCACCGACGAGGAGGAACGCCGCTTGGCGAGCCTGCGCGAGGAGATGCGGGCCCAGCGCTGGCGAGACCGCGGCTGA
- a CDS encoding PilZ domain-containing protein produces the protein MSDTLLDRLKRLLLRKAEGADRRQALRVDTPAHCFVVIEGRQYPLRNWSAIGFLASPYEGELAENGTFEVAISVRQDVFDFIVDARAIVVRKDAAGLAAKIVSVAPEVMRQIEAYFSHHALWVKVNR, from the coding sequence GTGAGCGACACCTTGCTGGACCGCCTCAAACGACTGCTTCTCAGGAAAGCGGAGGGTGCCGATCGGCGTCAGGCGCTACGGGTGGACACGCCGGCGCATTGCTTCGTCGTCATCGAAGGCAGGCAGTATCCGCTCCGCAATTGGAGCGCGATCGGGTTCCTCGCCTCGCCCTACGAGGGCGAGCTGGCGGAAAATGGAACCTTCGAGGTCGCGATCTCCGTCCGGCAGGACGTTTTCGATTTCATCGTCGATGCCCGGGCGATCGTGGTCCGAAAGGACGCAGCCGGGCTGGCGGCGAAGATCGTTTCCGTCGCTCCTGAGGTCATGCGCCAGATCGAGGCGTATTTCAGCCACCATGCGTTGTGGGTGAAGGTGAATCGCTGA
- a CDS encoding HAMP domain-containing histidine kinase, with amino-acid sequence MTAILGFSEAIRDQVFGPLGDPRYRDYADHVHSSGRHLLDLASELLDLSQGESGMLPLFESEVDIAALIERCAAIMAPRTEAQQLSLILRVDPGLPLLAADETRLRQILLNLLTNAVKFTLPPGEITIAAEAAMDGGIVVSVTDTGIGMKPEDIPRALEPFVRLATPLVRRTEGVGLGLPLCKRLAELHGAAFEVQSQLGKGTVCTVRFPASRSQPRAAAQSIAS; translated from the coding sequence GTGACCGCCATTCTCGGCTTCTCCGAGGCGATCCGCGACCAGGTGTTCGGGCCTCTCGGCGATCCGAGATACCGCGACTACGCGGATCACGTGCACAGCAGCGGCCGGCACCTCCTCGACCTCGCGAGCGAGCTCCTCGATCTGTCGCAAGGGGAGTCCGGCATGCTGCCGCTGTTCGAGAGCGAGGTCGATATCGCGGCGCTGATCGAACGCTGCGCGGCGATCATGGCGCCGCGGACCGAGGCGCAGCAGCTCAGCCTCATCCTGAGGGTCGACCCCGGTCTCCCCTTGCTTGCCGCCGATGAGACTCGGCTCCGCCAGATCCTGCTCAATCTCCTGACCAACGCGGTCAAGTTCACGTTGCCGCCCGGCGAGATCACGATCGCGGCTGAGGCGGCGATGGATGGCGGCATCGTCGTCAGCGTGACCGATACCGGCATCGGCATGAAGCCCGAGGACATTCCCCGCGCCCTGGAGCCGTTCGTGCGTCTGGCCACACCCCTGGTGCGCCGAACCGAGGGCGTGGGCCTAGGCCTGCCGCTCTGCAAACGCTTGGCGGAGCTGCACGGTGCGGCCTTCGAGGTTCAAAGCCAGCTCGGCAAGGGAACGGTCTGCACCGTTCGATTTCCCGCCTCTCGAAGCCAACCGCGGGCGGCGGCGCAATCGATCGCCTCGTGA
- a CDS encoding amidase gives MQVDAEVSDFCAAATPQARALLAERQLARLEADEARVRAFVALDVDAARRQIALPQAGPLGGALVGLKDIIATADFPTRYGASETAPVGPRTDAWCVGEMRRLGATILGKTVCTQFAYPVPGPTTNPHDATRTPGGSSSGSAAAVAAGFVSFALGTQTAGSTIRPAAYCGITGFKPSFGLLHMEGVEAISTTLDHLGLFARSPRDVWYPASALTLPQGEVVAPLAPRRVLVLRLPPELPQRDGYRERLQELAGWLRGEGVVAETIDLPFPLGDFRGLQQELCYWEAARILLAPDRMQLVPELRQLLRPYLEKDIAEYAEARRRRQRYQLEFDALVRHADALIMPAATGVAPAFANTGDAVMNRFWTALHVPAITVPLCWTSAGLPLGLQLVGRIGADRALAQSAQWFYERRPVRKASASAGRSAASPARV, from the coding sequence ATGCAGGTCGATGCTGAGGTTTCAGATTTCTGCGCCGCCGCCACGCCGCAGGCGCGCGCGCTTCTAGCCGAGCGGCAGCTGGCAAGGCTCGAGGCCGATGAGGCCCGCGTGCGTGCCTTCGTGGCGCTCGATGTCGATGCCGCGCGCCGGCAGATCGCCCTGCCGCAGGCGGGTCCCCTCGGCGGTGCGCTCGTCGGCCTGAAGGATATCATCGCCACCGCCGATTTCCCGACCCGCTATGGCGCCAGCGAAACCGCGCCTGTCGGTCCCCGTACCGATGCCTGGTGCGTGGGGGAGATGCGAAGGCTCGGCGCCACGATCTTGGGCAAGACCGTATGCACGCAGTTCGCCTATCCGGTGCCGGGCCCGACGACCAATCCCCATGACGCGACCCGCACCCCGGGGGGCTCCTCCAGCGGATCGGCGGCGGCGGTGGCGGCTGGATTCGTTTCCTTCGCGCTCGGCACCCAGACGGCCGGCTCGACCATCCGTCCCGCCGCCTATTGCGGTATCACCGGTTTCAAGCCGAGCTTCGGTCTCTTGCACATGGAGGGCGTCGAAGCGATCTCCACCACCCTCGATCATCTCGGCCTGTTCGCGCGATCGCCGCGCGATGTGTGGTATCCGGCAAGCGCGCTGACGTTGCCTCAGGGCGAGGTGGTGGCGCCCTTGGCGCCCCGGCGCGTGCTGGTGCTGCGTCTGCCGCCGGAGCTGCCGCAACGGGACGGCTATCGCGAACGCCTGCAGGAACTCGCCGGCTGGCTTCGAGGCGAGGGCGTGGTCGCGGAGACCATCGATCTGCCGTTCCCGCTTGGCGACTTCCGGGGGCTGCAGCAAGAGCTGTGCTATTGGGAGGCGGCGCGCATTCTCTTGGCGCCGGACCGGATGCAGCTGGTGCCGGAACTGCGCCAGCTGTTGCGGCCCTATCTCGAGAAGGATATTGCCGAGTACGCCGAGGCCCGTCGGCGCCGCCAGCGTTATCAGCTGGAATTCGACGCGCTCGTCCGCCATGCCGATGCCCTCATCATGCCGGCGGCGACCGGTGTGGCGCCGGCCTTCGCCAATACCGGCGATGCGGTGATGAACCGGTTCTGGACCGCGCTCCACGTACCGGCGATCACCGTGCCTCTATGCTGGACGAGCGCGGGGCTGCCGCTTGGTCTGCAGCTCGTCGGCCGGATCGGCGCCGACCGCGCCTTGGCCCAGAGCGCGCAATGGTTCTACGAGCGGCGGCCGGTGAGGAAGGCCTCCGCTTCGGCCGGGCGAAGCGCGGCCTCGCCGGCGCGGGTTTGA
- a CDS encoding extracellular solute-binding protein yields the protein MQQRSKGVSKKYGRRAFLAVAASGAVALGLRPARAESVQIDYWQYFFKERVEAMDELIRRFQAENPGIIVKQTTFPYAQYRTKVAAAVPAGVGPDLMQLYYGWLREYRKAGLLQELPRDLFPPDRLDRSFFPMVQQMRLEGAYYAVPTAVRSLALFTNRRLMQEAGLAAPPLTLDSFVEQAARMTKRDGGGNLTIAGTTIGLPSQDSHWWREVLVRQFGGTPFSPDYRKVTYGDEHGAAALKWYSDLERTHRVAQAGFMSETAAAFRAGRAGLHVDGSFLIGSLQQTRNLDWAAAELPTHNGIQANYSSYWVNALTASAGGVRREAALKFLAFITADEAMTLWLEKTGELPAKPSVALAPASLANPAHAAIAKGLAYAVATDFVDEDAQREVFVQMLDRVLLQGQDPLTSVREAASAEQRIIDAYYAKG from the coding sequence ATGCAACAGAGGAGCAAGGGCGTGAGCAAGAAATATGGGCGCAGGGCCTTCCTCGCCGTCGCCGCGTCCGGCGCGGTTGCGCTCGGCCTCAGGCCGGCCAGGGCCGAGAGCGTCCAGATCGACTATTGGCAATACTTCTTCAAGGAACGCGTCGAGGCGATGGATGAGCTGATCCGACGCTTTCAGGCGGAGAATCCCGGAATCATCGTCAAGCAGACGACCTTTCCCTATGCGCAATACCGCACCAAAGTCGCCGCCGCGGTGCCGGCCGGCGTCGGGCCCGACCTCATGCAGCTCTACTATGGATGGCTGCGCGAATATCGCAAAGCGGGCCTCCTGCAGGAACTGCCGCGCGATCTCTTCCCGCCGGACCGGCTCGATCGGAGCTTCTTTCCGATGGTGCAGCAGATGCGCCTCGAAGGCGCCTATTATGCGGTTCCGACCGCCGTGCGCAGCCTGGCGCTCTTCACCAATCGCCGGCTGATGCAGGAGGCCGGCTTGGCCGCTCCGCCACTGACCCTCGACAGCTTCGTCGAGCAAGCGGCGCGAATGACCAAGCGCGATGGCGGCGGCAATCTCACCATCGCCGGCACCACCATCGGTTTGCCCTCCCAGGATTCCCATTGGTGGCGCGAGGTTCTGGTCCGCCAGTTCGGCGGCACGCCCTTCTCGCCCGATTATCGCAAGGTTACCTATGGGGACGAGCACGGCGCGGCGGCGCTCAAATGGTATTCAGACCTGGAGCGCACCCATCGCGTCGCCCAGGCGGGATTCATGTCGGAGACCGCGGCTGCTTTTCGCGCCGGCCGGGCGGGCTTGCATGTCGACGGCTCGTTCCTGATCGGCAGCCTGCAGCAGACGCGCAATCTCGACTGGGCGGCCGCCGAGCTGCCGACGCATAACGGCATCCAAGCGAACTACTCCTCCTATTGGGTGAATGCGCTGACCGCCAGCGCCGGCGGGGTGCGGCGCGAGGCGGCGCTCAAGTTCCTCGCCTTCATCACCGCGGACGAGGCGATGACGCTTTGGCTGGAGAAGACCGGCGAGCTCCCGGCGAAGCCTTCGGTGGCGCTGGCGCCGGCCAGTCTTGCCAACCCGGCGCATGCCGCTATCGCCAAGGGCCTCGCCTATGCCGTGGCGACCGACTTCGTCGACGAGGATGCCCAGCGCGAGGTCTTCGTGCAGATGCTGGATCGTGTGCTGCTGCAAGGCCAGGATCCCCTGACATCGGTGCGCGAGGCGGCTTCTGCCGAACAGCGGATCATCGACGCCTATTACGCCAAGGGATGA
- a CDS encoding VIT1/CCC1 transporter family protein yields the protein MTTDADNPAERYRNNLQGEVDSASLYRALAEAEIDPRLAEVYRRLAQIEEAHAAFWQNRLEAMGRRAPGLKPGFRTRALAWLALRFGPEFVLPAITTLEHLDSGQYDKQPEAVAGGLPQAERSHARILEALSQSAPGSLTGGVLARLEGRHRGIGGNALRAAVLGANDGLVSNLSLVMGVAGAALDPHSILITGLAGLLAGAASMALGEWLSVNSARESYRQQIDREASELAEVPEEEKEELILIYQAKGLSEAQARALADRLMANEDTALDTLVREELGIDPNDLGGSAWAAASTSFSLFALGAIFPVAPFFILSGSAGVAASVAASGVALFALGAGTSLFTGRGVAFSGLRQLAVGLAAAAITFAVGRLIGAVIT from the coding sequence ATGACGACCGATGCCGACAACCCGGCGGAACGCTACCGCAACAATCTCCAAGGCGAGGTCGACAGCGCCAGCCTCTACCGGGCGCTCGCAGAAGCAGAGATCGACCCGCGGCTGGCGGAGGTCTATCGGCGCTTGGCGCAGATCGAGGAGGCCCATGCCGCGTTTTGGCAGAACCGTCTCGAAGCCATGGGGCGACGCGCACCCGGACTGAAGCCCGGCTTCCGCACCCGCGCGCTTGCCTGGCTGGCGCTTCGCTTCGGACCGGAATTCGTGCTGCCGGCGATAACCACGCTGGAACACCTGGACAGCGGCCAATACGACAAGCAGCCGGAAGCCGTCGCCGGCGGCCTGCCGCAGGCGGAGCGCTCGCATGCGCGCATCCTCGAAGCGCTATCTCAGAGCGCTCCCGGAAGCCTGACCGGCGGCGTGCTGGCGCGGCTCGAAGGCCGCCACCGAGGCATCGGCGGCAACGCGCTCAGAGCCGCCGTGCTCGGCGCCAATGACGGCCTGGTGTCGAATTTGAGCCTGGTCATGGGCGTGGCCGGGGCCGCGCTCGACCCCCATTCGATCCTGATCACCGGTCTTGCCGGCCTGCTCGCCGGTGCGGCTTCGATGGCGCTCGGCGAGTGGCTCTCGGTCAACAGCGCGCGCGAATCCTATCGCCAGCAGATCGACCGGGAAGCAAGCGAGCTGGCCGAGGTGCCCGAGGAAGAGAAGGAGGAGCTGATCCTCATCTATCAGGCGAAGGGGTTGAGCGAGGCGCAAGCCCGGGCGCTGGCCGACCGCTTGATGGCGAACGAGGACACGGCACTCGACACCTTGGTGCGCGAGGAGCTGGGCATCGACCCCAATGATCTCGGCGGCTCGGCCTGGGCGGCCGCGTCCACCTCATTCAGTCTCTTTGCGCTGGGTGCGATCTTTCCGGTGGCGCCGTTCTTCATCCTGAGCGGATCGGCGGGCGTGGCCGCGAGCGTGGCCGCGAGCGGCGTTGCGCTCTTTGCGCTGGGCGCCGGCACCAGCCTTTTCACCGGTCGCGGCGTGGCATTTTCAGGATTGCGGCAGCTTGCCGTGGGCCTGGCCGCCGCTGCCATCACCTTTGCCGTCGGCAGGTTGATCGGCGCTGTCATAACCTGA